A part of Paraliobacillus zengyii genomic DNA contains:
- a CDS encoding lysophospholipid acyltransferase family protein: protein MSFYNFAKNLVGLYVKPVYRMHVIGKENVPQQGPVIICSNHISNWDPLVVGITCPRNIYFMAKEELFSNKIIGTLLRKVHAFPIKRGMKDRNALRSGLEILKGGNTLGLFPEGTRSKNGEVREGFSGIGFFALRSDARVVPCAIVGPYQKGKRLKVVYGKPINMEELRERKASAREVTDVIMEEIRQIRQANL from the coding sequence ATGAGTTTCTATAATTTTGCTAAAAATCTTGTCGGATTATATGTTAAACCAGTATATCGTATGCACGTTATTGGAAAAGAAAATGTTCCACAACAAGGTCCTGTTATTATTTGTTCTAACCATATATCAAATTGGGATCCATTAGTTGTAGGTATAACTTGTCCACGTAATATATACTTTATGGCTAAAGAGGAATTATTTTCTAATAAAATTATTGGTACATTATTAAGAAAAGTGCATGCTTTCCCAATTAAGCGTGGTATGAAGGACCGTAATGCACTAAGATCTGGACTAGAAATCCTTAAAGGTGGAAATACATTAGGATTATTTCCAGAAGGCACGAGAAGTAAAAATGGAGAAGTTAGAGAAGGATTTTCAGGCATTGGTTTTTTTGCTTTGCGCTCGGATGCCAGAGTAGTTCCATGTGCTATTGTTGGGCCATACCAAAAAGGAAAAAGACTTAAGGTTGTATATGGCAAACCAATTAATATGGAAGAATTACGTGAAAGAAAGGCATCAGCACGAGAAGTGACGGATGTAATTATGGAAGAAATAAGGCAAATAAGACAGGCTAATTTATAA
- the cmk gene encoding (d)CMP kinase — MVEEKIAIAIDGPAAAGKSTVAKIVASELDYIYIDTGAMYRAITFKALQQNVSLENSDALHELIVTTSLELDQGQNGQKVYLDQIDVTELIRTQEVTNLVSIVAKHASVRNEMVKRQQQMAAKRGVVMDGRDIGTHVIPDAEVKIFLIASVEERAERRQKENDRKGIASELEQLKYEIAKRDKLDTEREVSPLLKANDAVEIDTTALSIKAVSSKILDIVQRVKEQSR; from the coding sequence ATGGTTGAAGAGAAAATAGCTATTGCTATTGATGGTCCAGCTGCAGCTGGAAAGAGCACAGTTGCTAAGATTGTAGCATCTGAATTGGATTATATATACATAGATACGGGTGCGATGTACCGAGCGATAACATTTAAAGCATTGCAGCAGAATGTTAGCTTAGAGAATAGCGATGCATTACATGAATTAATCGTAACGACTTCGTTGGAGTTAGATCAAGGTCAAAACGGTCAAAAAGTTTATCTTGATCAAATAGATGTGACGGAATTAATAAGAACGCAAGAGGTTACTAACCTTGTCTCTATTGTTGCAAAACATGCTAGCGTTCGTAACGAAATGGTTAAGCGACAACAACAGATGGCTGCAAAACGCGGTGTTGTAATGGACGGAAGAGATATTGGTACCCATGTCATTCCAGATGCAGAGGTGAAAATTTTCCTGATTGCATCAGTAGAAGAAAGAGCAGAGCGAAGACAAAAAGAAAATGATAGAAAAGGAATTGCTTCAGAACTTGAGCAGTTAAAGTATGAAATCGCAAAAAGAGATAAGCTAGACACAGAACGAGAAGTTTCTCCTCTTCTAAAAGCAAATGATGCAGTAGAGATTGATACAACAGCTTTATCAATTAAAGCAGTTAGTAGTAAGATATTAGACATTGTTCAGCGTGTAAAGGAGCAAAGCAGATGA